CGTCTTCGTTACCTCTTGTTGGACTACAAAAGATTCATTAGAAGATTTTACAGGGccagtgtgtgctgtgtgtagtAGGTAAGGTAATCCATATACTGTACGTTTTCATTCAAtctcaaacattttatttggtgAAGTGCATAGACTTTTGAATACAAGTACAATAAGTGTTTGTCACAAATATGGCAACCCAACCGCCACCAGCCTCTGGAACCCAGAGAGCACCTAAGCCCTCTGAAAAGCGTGGGAAAACAAAACCCTGCTTAAACCACACTTAACTAGTTGAAAGTTGTTCCCTTATTCTGGATTATTTCCCTTTTCTTGGGATGCGAGATCAACAACCATGGATACATacgtttaaataataaatacactgtaTATGTCAAGGGGCTCATTATTTCTGGCTTTGAAAGAGGAGATAAACCTACAGAAAGCCTACGGTTCATAAACCCACGGTACAAACAAGTTCTTACTCAGCCGGTCCTGAACATGTTCAACCTGTGCCATAAATCTGACCAGCAGTAATCTTTCACACCGTATTCTGCTATATCATACATCACTGAGGACGCAGGTCGAGATCATTTCGAATAACGCACATTATACGACAGTTAGTTCCGGTCCACTGATCTGATTGGTCGAGAGGCGTTCCAAGAGTGCCTAcatttcctataaccgcactgGGACGTTTCACTGCGCGTATCGCTCCGCTCGTCTGCACTTCGCCACGTAagattccacttcctagttcgaGATGGTTACTGCAGTAGAGTTAGCGACATCGTAGAAATTTTGACTTAAAAGATGAAAGCTCGTCAGATGGAGATGAAAAGTTAGACGGGAAGTCCAGTTTTACCGGAAGCACCTTTAACGTGAATGTACAGATCGACGTGAGCGAGCAATCCAGCTAGGTGATGTGCTATGAAGTGAGTGTAGCTTCTTCGGGATGGATTTCTTCTAGCACAGAGATTCTCAGCCTTTTGTAACTAAACCCTTCCCCCCCAAGCCACCCCTATCatgagcccccccccccaccccaaccatactggaggagaccaggtataatgatcgATTCattctatatatacatatataacctaatctataatctgtttttgaaaGATAAATTTTggtttgcttttgtgtttgtacttataacttttatgatttttaaaaaataacttttatgagttttataaaactattataaaatataaagtaaaaaaaaaaaacctttgtatAACGGACAGGTGTGGAACTTGAAAGACCAAAATGTTTCTGAAGACTATAAGACTTTGAACGAGAACTAGGCTGTGATAacgtgtactattttacatgtaaaacacgTTGCACTCcattcgtcttgcgttctaaaaaacaaacattcacatacgaatgatgtaaattgggaggaagggcgcgtctcgttatccacgACGTTGTTTAATCTCCAGCTCTCAGTCACCCACTAacagagcagacacagagagaggtgagagtgcagcgggaaagcaagacctcgcgcttgcaggacagtactgccgacatttggaaagtcgctaaaggggtctgaaaagtcactaatgcaacactggtctgcactgaccgctagataaaaggcagctaagctccgcctctccccagcaaaaagaaaatacagagggacagagaacgcagagtttttcatttatgcacattatatttgaaaaggaataaaacacaccgaGAACCCAAATGAttccctgtctgtgtttttttttcttgaaaacaatttgcgcccccctCCGATCTCTCCGCACCCCCCGGGTTCAGAACCACTGCTCAAATGGAGCAAAAACCAACAGAACATTCCGCCATATTGCATCTGAAATGTCGCTTTACTGGATATTAATTTGTTGTTCATAGAATGGTTGTACAAAAGCGATATCACACGATCAAGGCGTAGCTACAGCACTGCAGCCGAATCACCACCGACGTTCAGTATAACTGCACTCTTGCTCTGGcgattttgtttaaatgaacagaaaCGTGGCATCAGTAAGCAGGTATTCACCAGTCCTGCCGATGCCTGCGCTGCAGTGGACGACCATCGGTGGACCCAGATGATGACCTCTCCACTGTGAGCCCAGAGCCTTCACTGCCCTCTTCTGCTGTCTCTTCACCGTGCTCAGGAAGTCGAGCAGAGACAGCGCCGAGGAGGGAACGCCGTAGTCGGGCCAGCTCAGGAACTGAAAGTGGCTCACCTGCCTCTGCTCACACGTCTGAGAAGAACAGGAGCAAAGAAACATCCGATAAAACCAAACGTATACATTATATTACTAACTTTATGCAACTACATCAGATTATATCAAAACAAACCTCAAACGAGACGCGCACattttacattacagcacaattcTCCGTTCTGATTTGTCTGGCTCAGACTGCAAGGCGTGTCCTAATCCACATCTGATTTCTATAATGACAACTTACGCATGTACGGAGCGGCAAGGTTTCGTTGTTGCATTtttgggaggagtctccagtgtcagagcttgtAACGATCAAATGTATGCTGCACTCGACTTGCGTCAGAAGTGGGAAGACGAACCGAGTGATTTTTCGGACTTCCTGTGTTTAAGCTAcaaagtgcatgtgtgagtgtgtgtgtgtgtgtgagtgtgtgtgtgtgtgtgtttgtgggggaCGACGACTGATGACTGATGCATCTTTTTCTCCTCAAAACAGAGAACCGTAAAGTCAGTGTTGTGGATTAATCAAGCTGTATGCTGActaatttaaaagaatatttgtATACACagtgtacagttgcaatcagaaTGCCCCCCCCCAAATTGCAAATTAGGTTtaatgtcaaaatgtacagactttcagctgtttgtaatgaacacatcaaacacaagCAACTGAAATCGTTCaccacaatgaatgcttcaagtggtttccccaaattcaactcaaaatgcaacttacaatgatttctccagtctcaaaatattccaccccttcatggtaaaaCTTCAGTACTTAGTCGAGCACGCTTTTGTTAcaacctgctgcaaacgagatgcagaggaGACTCTAGTCGAATCAGCCGTGGAGCGGCAACCGTAGCTGTCCACCgacacgggaaagtcttcaggacggagaaCCGAGAGCTTTCGCACGTTTCTATAAGGTTACgctgcagtttttaaaaaaatctgaccAACTTGAAGAGAAAACAAAGAGACGTCGGTAAGAGAACGAACCATTACAACTGCTTAAGAGGAACTGACTAGTTTCTGGGCGTTCTATAACATCAAACGTAACTACAATATGACCAGATTGAAAAGGTATAGTGATTTCTTCGCTGtgatgttattttatatattatatttacatacatatatacatatacatacatacacacacacacacacacacacacacacacacatatacatatatacatacattatatatatatatatatatatatatacatacatacacatatatatatatatatatatatacatatatatatatacacatatacatacacacacatatatacacacatatatatatatatatatatatatatatatatatatatgcgtttTCTCCTCATATGCACTTCAAGTCTTTAACCTCTCAAGCCTTCAGAGCAATTAATCAAACAGCTTCGTGTGAACGCATCGAAGCTTTCCTGAGTCCTTACTCTTTTACTGAATTAACTGATCATTATTTCCAGCTGGTCACACATCGCTTTTTCCCCCAATTATGTTCCAACGTTTACAccaaacaaatgttttaaacttCACACAATCACTCCGTTCACCTTGAATTCCTGAGATCCCAGGAACAAAGGAAATAAGGTACTCTAATGCTTCACTCCTCTAATGCTCTTCAGCTCTGCACCtcagattttgtgtgtgtgtgtgtgtgtgtgtgtgtgttacctcagtgtTATGCAGCTCTAGAAAGGTCTGATTGTAATGGGAATGGTTGTCCACTCTCTGGTTCACCACAGCTATGTGTCCATAAACTTCCTGTCCTCCCTCCTGCAGAGGCCAGTACTGTCCACACTTCTTCCTGCCGCCCTCGtctgtcctacacacacacacacacacacacacacacacgcacacacacacgttagttACCCAATTCACGGATCACCGTAACCACACATCCTACACAACTGCCTGGAAAGTTAAGGGCCGTCACTAAATCAAACGTGTTTTCTCTGAAATAATGCAAAACTCCACTGCAAGGTTCCGTCTTCACTTTTTGTCGTCTGAGTCGTCTCTCACCTCGTTGTCATGACGATGACCAGCACGTTTTGCTCCCACGCCATTCTCCAAAAATCGTCATAGGTTTTCTCCAGCGGCCCTGTGCACAACCACATCATTCACGCTCGATTTTAAACCAATCACACTGCCGGAACACCTCACTGAAGCTGGAAACAAACTTCTAGCATCACACACGTACCTTGAGTTCCGATGTACGCGTTCCTCTGTTTGTAGCCGTCCATGAAGCTGGCATTGATGTAGTCCGATCTCTGCAAAGTGAATACAGAATTTCACTAAAACGAAGGCACGCtgaattgaaataaatgaatgaattcaaaGTAAAAGCTTGCAGCTCCGTACAAACCTCGTTCCTCCTGGCTTTCAAACGTACACGGGTTTGATCGAGACACAGGACATCGCCGTAACGATTCTTCTCCTGGTTGTAGGCAGCCCTGAGGATGTGGAAAGCACCCAGTCAGCCCCATTAAAGACATACAAGACAAATAAGGTACAATAAAATAAGAGTAATAAATCAGCGAGAGTGTGTAGAAGTAAATGAGTTTCATACCTCCCATGCACCACATGAGGGTTATTCTTTGCCATAACTAGCAGTTAATGGTTTAGTAGTGTGTAACTAGGTAGCTAAGTAACTAGGTAGTGTCAGTGTGTCACTGAGATCATTTAGGGCAGATGAGGGACCGTCTAAGACCGCCACAGAGACTGCACATTACACATGCTAAACATTTTATACATAACTCCTATACGCTACTAATAACCGGATCGAttcctttatttaattatttagaaATACTTAATTATTCCACacgttgtaaaaaaaaaaaatatacgaTGTGCCATGTTTGATATTGACTGGCCATATTGATTAAACCCATATTAGCTCTACACTCACAGTGCACAGTGGAAGGTTCCGGACGGCGGCTCTTTACGAAGCTCTTCATACTCGTGGTAAATTCCGCTCCGCTGCGCCCGAGCAAGGTGAGCTGTGAACTCGGGGAGTCGCATAGCGTCTGGGCCTGGTGTGTGTACCGCTGAGGTTGCCAGTGGGATGCCCAGCAGCTCGTCAACAGGATCCACGCGGCCGTTCTGCTCGGCTAGCAGCTGCTGGTTCCAGCCATGGACGTCCAGAGGCAAGCAGCCACCCAGGTGCTCGGGCAGGCAGTTTCTGGGAAGGTGCTGCCGTAGATCGGTCATCTTCACCATCTGGACCTGCAATCGGATAACAAACACAATTAAAAAGCTGCAACTGAAAAACAAGCTGCACTTGTGTTATCAAGGAAACTGAGCAGGAAAAAGCTGAacactttatacattttttttttacttcactcGTACAACAACCCgagaaagaaaaatactgtgtattgtgtgtgtgaccgatataatttgaatttgattgataaaaataacattatttcaAATGGATGTGTGACgtttatattattttctttcagtACAGAGGGTCTATAGTAATAAAAGTTGTCTATGGTTGTCATATGCGTTTATGATAGTGATGTGACTATAGTAATTGTTCCTATAGTCCTCAAATGTATCTATAGTATAGTAGTCATACGTGTCCATAGTATCTATAGTAGTAATCTGTGCAAATAGTAATCAATTCTTTCTATAGTGGTGAG
The genomic region above belongs to Ictalurus punctatus breed USDA103 chromosome 14, Coco_2.0, whole genome shotgun sequence and contains:
- the ptpn9a gene encoding tyrosine-protein phosphatase non-receptor type 9: MAATLSAEEEQATKQFLEEINKWTSQHGVSPLTWDVAVKFLMARKFDVLRAIELFHSYRETRLREGIVKLQPHEEPLRSELLSGKFTILGVRDPTGASIALYTAKLHHPNKTGNHVVLQALFYLLDKAVESFETQRNGLVFIYDMAGSNYTNFELDLSKKILNLLKGAFPARLKKVFIVGAPVWFRVPYNLLSLLLKEKLRERVQMVKMTDLRQHLPRNCLPEHLGGCLPLDVHGWNQQLLAEQNGRVDPVDELLGIPLATSAVHTPGPDAMRLPEFTAHLARAQRSGIYHEYEELRKEPPSGTFHCALAAYNQEKNRYGDVLCLDQTRVRLKARRNERSDYINASFMDGYKQRNAYIGTQGPLEKTYDDFWRMAWEQNVLVIVMTTRTDEGGRKKCGQYWPLQEGGQEVYGHIAVVNQRVDNHSHYNQTFLELHNTETCEQRQVSHFQFLSWPDYGVPSSALSLLDFLSTVKRQQKRAVKALGSQWRGHHLGPPMVVHCSAGIGRTGTFCALDICLSQLQDVGTLNVCQTVRRMRTQRAFSIQTPEQYYFCHTAILEHAQRNGQASNQ